The Brevibacillus brevis genome contains a region encoding:
- a CDS encoding phosphopantetheine-binding protein yields the protein MDRENEVYETLLQLFSEYVNESGELTEYIDSLTFIKSVVKVEKEFGIEFDDDMLHLQNFQDMKTLAGYIQQKMDAKSA from the coding sequence ATGGATAGGGAAAACGAAGTATACGAGACGCTCCTACAGTTGTTTTCTGAGTACGTGAACGAAAGCGGAGAACTTACGGAGTACATTGATTCATTGACCTTTATCAAGTCGGTCGTAAAGGTTGAAAAAGAGTTTGGCATTGAATTCGATGATGACATGCTCCATTTGCAAAACTTTCAAGATATGAAAACGTTGGCCGGTTACATCCAGCAAAAAATGGATGCAAAATCTGCCTGA
- the sbnA gene encoding 2,3-diaminopropionate biosynthesis protein SbnA, translating to MLTKMMAISHMIGNTPLIKLEHEHINLSCKLEYNNLMGSVKVRPAFYILQEAIKRGEITQETTVIESSSGNFAIALATLCKRIGIKFIPVIDPNINPVYENLLRVISHEVVKVTDRDETGGFLLTRIQTVNRLLNETNNSFWTNQYGNPDSARSHYFGLGAEIADSFETLDYAFIGVSSGGTITGISQRLKERFPDIKIIAVDTVGSVIFGQEPQKRYIPGIGSSMRPDILKHAIIDEVVHVSEEDTVKACYQLYAEHGIFAGGSSGTSYWAVENYFKDQKHVVKPNVVFLCPDGGMPYVNTVYNQEWVQWLHQQKHSFVGN from the coding sequence ATGCTAACGAAAATGATGGCCATAAGTCACATGATTGGCAATACGCCTTTAATCAAACTGGAGCATGAGCACATCAATCTGTCGTGCAAGCTGGAATACAACAACCTCATGGGAAGTGTAAAAGTAAGGCCGGCCTTTTACATTTTACAGGAGGCGATCAAAAGAGGAGAGATCACGCAGGAAACTACCGTAATCGAGTCTTCTTCGGGAAATTTTGCTATCGCTTTGGCGACTTTGTGCAAGCGAATCGGAATTAAATTTATTCCAGTCATTGATCCAAACATCAATCCCGTCTATGAGAATTTACTCAGGGTAATTTCCCATGAGGTCGTAAAAGTAACGGATCGAGACGAGACAGGAGGATTTCTCCTAACGCGTATTCAAACGGTCAATCGCCTGCTGAACGAGACGAATAACTCGTTTTGGACCAACCAATACGGAAATCCGGACAGCGCTCGATCCCATTACTTCGGACTGGGAGCCGAGATCGCAGACAGCTTCGAGACATTGGACTATGCTTTTATCGGCGTTAGCTCTGGCGGCACGATTACTGGAATTTCGCAGCGGTTGAAAGAACGATTTCCAGACATAAAAATCATTGCAGTCGATACGGTAGGATCGGTGATTTTTGGACAAGAACCACAAAAACGATACATCCCGGGAATTGGATCGAGCATGCGGCCTGACATACTCAAGCACGCGATTATTGATGAAGTCGTTCATGTTTCGGAGGAGGACACAGTCAAGGCTTGCTATCAGCTGTATGCTGAGCATGGCATTTTTGCTGGAGGATCTTCCGGGACTTCCTACTGGGCGGTTGAAAACTATTTCAAAGATCAAAAGCATGTAGTCAAGCCAAACGTTGTCTTTTTATGCCCAGACGGTGGTATGCCATATGTCAATACCGTATACAACCAGGAATGGGTTCAGTGGTTGCATCAGCAAAAGCATTCTTTCGTTGGCAATTAA
- a CDS encoding BtrH N-terminal domain-containing protein, producing the protein MSLTEIQPSKHPNLDCIGASIYTVLKYLNFSALETAWKQCGAIYLKTHDAPYGDVNGQYMRTVAELMWIHNIRVEGRAEPEDDLFLANIQERLKRGVPTIVLCNMAELPYNPYYQDLPEMHSIIVTGREGNQLLIVDDYYRYKGLLPNEQFLLASNSSYRDAGTGEWYPLHNRSFELVLSDSQHPTPDQLLEAVRSNLSVLEGRCDTSQIKRELDVPDDVNVEIGLKSLDPFLKDVEAFLVSGVEITDDHLDILNHSLISMAQTRAMYANVLQAISEKYENFADLAELYRNIGHQWKITTNMILKAFDSNRSDMVHRVLQKVMTIKAQEFEAVAKTREILERVGVVV; encoded by the coding sequence ATGTCACTCACCGAGATTCAACCGAGCAAGCATCCGAACCTGGATTGCATCGGCGCTTCTATCTACACGGTTCTGAAATACCTGAACTTTTCCGCCTTGGAAACAGCTTGGAAGCAGTGCGGTGCCATCTATCTGAAAACGCACGATGCTCCTTATGGAGATGTAAACGGTCAATACATGAGAACAGTCGCTGAGCTTATGTGGATTCACAATATCCGCGTGGAAGGACGGGCCGAACCGGAAGACGACCTGTTTTTGGCAAATATTCAAGAGCGATTGAAACGGGGGGTGCCGACAATCGTCCTCTGCAATATGGCAGAACTTCCGTACAACCCTTATTATCAGGACCTGCCTGAAATGCATAGCATCATTGTCACAGGAAGAGAAGGCAACCAGCTTCTAATCGTCGATGATTACTACCGCTACAAAGGTCTGTTGCCCAATGAGCAATTTTTATTGGCGAGCAACTCTTCCTATCGCGATGCAGGCACAGGCGAATGGTATCCACTCCACAATCGTTCATTTGAATTGGTACTTTCAGATTCCCAGCATCCGACGCCCGATCAGTTGCTGGAAGCTGTCAGGAGTAATCTCAGCGTACTAGAGGGGCGTTGCGATACAAGTCAAATCAAGCGGGAGTTGGATGTACCCGACGATGTCAACGTCGAGATAGGGCTGAAATCCCTTGATCCTTTTCTCAAAGACGTAGAGGCTTTTCTTGTTAGTGGAGTGGAGATTACAGACGATCATCTGGATATTCTTAACCACAGTTTGATCAGCATGGCACAAACACGAGCGATGTATGCCAACGTCCTGCAGGCGATCAGTGAGAAGTACGAAAACTTTGCAGATCTTGCCGAGTTGTATCGCAATATCGGACATCAATGGAAAATTACGACCAATATGATTCTTAAGGCTTTTGACAGTAATCGGAGTGACATGGTTCATCGCGTTCTGCAAAAAGTCATGACCATAAAAGCCCAGGAATTTGAGGCGGTCGCCAAAACAAGAGAAATACTGGAACGGGTTGGCGTTGTTGTGTAA
- the sbnB gene encoding 2,3-diaminopropionate biosynthesis protein SbnB has protein sequence MLYLNTSDIEKVGKNWKETIDVIEHAVHSLKKEDYAQPIKPYLRYHDMSNRIIAMPAFVGGDTYMAGIKWIASFPKNLQEGIQRAHSITILNEARTGKPVATINTALVSGIRTASVSGLLLKHYEQVRPLQNVTVGIIGFGPIGRLHLQMVTAMLGEKIAKVVLYDIAGIQQEHIPVEIKEKTVIAQTWEEAYCEADVFITCTVSPHGFIDKQPKRQSLLLNVSLRDFTPKILDYTRSIIVDDWTEVCRENTDIEIMHLERGLQKEDTKSITDIVCLNQMKEFPQDEPIMFNPMGMAIFDIAIAAYYYKQALSQGIGTHLQD, from the coding sequence TTGTTATATCTAAACACGAGTGATATTGAAAAGGTCGGCAAGAATTGGAAGGAAACCATTGATGTCATTGAACATGCTGTGCATTCCTTAAAAAAGGAAGATTATGCACAGCCGATTAAACCTTACTTGCGGTATCATGACATGTCAAACCGCATTATTGCCATGCCAGCATTTGTAGGCGGAGATACCTACATGGCGGGAATCAAGTGGATTGCCAGTTTCCCGAAAAACCTTCAAGAGGGTATCCAACGCGCGCATTCGATTACCATCCTGAACGAAGCCAGAACGGGTAAGCCTGTGGCAACGATTAATACGGCCCTGGTCAGCGGTATTCGAACTGCTTCTGTTTCCGGTCTTCTTCTCAAGCATTACGAACAAGTACGTCCCCTGCAAAATGTAACGGTCGGAATTATCGGATTTGGTCCGATTGGCAGACTTCATCTGCAAATGGTAACGGCCATGTTAGGAGAGAAGATCGCCAAGGTGGTTCTCTATGACATTGCGGGTATCCAGCAGGAGCATATTCCGGTGGAGATAAAAGAGAAAACGGTTATCGCGCAAACGTGGGAAGAAGCATATTGCGAGGCAGATGTGTTCATTACGTGCACGGTATCACCGCATGGTTTTATTGACAAGCAACCAAAACGTCAGTCCTTGTTGTTAAATGTGTCGTTACGCGATTTTACACCAAAAATTCTCGACTATACCCGCTCCATTATCGTAGACGACTGGACTGAAGTTTGCCGTGAGAATACGGACATCGAGATCATGCATCTGGAGAGAGGATTGCAAAAAGAAGATACCAAATCCATCACAGATATCGTCTGCCTTAACCAGATGAAAGAATTTCCACAAGATGAGCCCATCATGTTTAATCCGATGGGGATGGCGATTTTTGATATCGCCATTGCCGCCTACTATTACAAACAAGCACTCTCGCAGGGGATCGGAACTCACTTGCAAGACTAA
- a CDS encoding DUF3885 domain-containing protein: protein MTLHEYLYHAFPTLILRPPLFYSWDTGIRFELGVDYHYHNVYENGPYLQGVYTRAITLCKALHAPNDDIYIVVDVNDFGDGRAFKRKLNTFSKYVKNKSLLYKLQQHTIPYVFPEDDENEAYRTHRFALKCKTSDFAFVPMVKAICRQDMGLKPRIFHRVYFINTSKHTIFHIYDDRGCDLLATSPETIRGIYDSYSHWIVDYDKAKIDQVFS from the coding sequence ATGACGTTACACGAGTATTTATATCATGCATTTCCAACGTTAATACTTAGACCACCTTTGTTTTATAGTTGGGATACTGGAATCCGTTTTGAGCTGGGTGTGGACTACCATTACCATAACGTTTATGAAAATGGCCCCTATTTACAGGGGGTTTATACGCGAGCGATTACTTTATGTAAAGCTTTACATGCACCTAACGATGACATCTATATCGTAGTGGATGTAAACGATTTTGGAGACGGTAGGGCTTTCAAGCGTAAATTGAACACCTTTTCCAAGTATGTGAAGAACAAATCACTTTTGTATAAGCTGCAACAACACACCATCCCTTATGTTTTTCCAGAAGACGATGAAAATGAAGCCTATCGAACGCATCGATTCGCCTTGAAGTGTAAGACATCCGATTTTGCATTTGTTCCGATGGTAAAAGCAATCTGTCGTCAAGATATGGGATTGAAGCCACGTATTTTTCATCGGGTCTATTTTATCAATACGAGCAAACATACCATCTTTCACATCTATGACGATCGAGGCTGTGATTTATTAGCCACTTCTCCTGAAACAATCAGAGGGATATATGACAGCTATTCGCATTGGATAGTAGACTATGACAAAGCCAAGATCGATCAGGTGTTTTCGTAA
- a CDS encoding YkvA family protein, with amino-acid sequence MAKHEKRFLKNYESKASEYLNDKEKASNLLKKAMKKADKKAIGDVWENLQLLFSIFGDWTSGKYRTIPVKSILMIIGGILYFVSPVDAITDFIPVAGLLDDATIIGLVLRQVSSDLTLYKEWKQKEFLQE; translated from the coding sequence ATGGCTAAACATGAAAAGAGGTTTCTTAAAAATTATGAATCAAAAGCCTCTGAATATCTGAACGATAAAGAAAAAGCATCTAATCTCTTAAAAAAAGCAATGAAAAAAGCAGATAAAAAAGCGATCGGAGATGTTTGGGAGAATTTACAGCTACTCTTTAGTATTTTCGGAGATTGGACGAGTGGAAAATATCGAACAATCCCTGTTAAATCCATCTTGATGATTATTGGCGGGATTTTGTACTTTGTTTCACCCGTAGACGCCATCACAGATTTTATTCCTGTTGCTGGTTTACTAGATGACGCGACAATCATTGGTTTGGTGCTTCGACAAGTGAGCAGCGACCTTACTCTATACAAAGAGTGGAAACAAAAAGAATTTTTACAGGAATAG
- the edeA gene encoding cyclic peptide edeine export ABC transporter EdeA — MLMCLVLVLSGSMSVYAETIDRQDTEIATAIEQLVNKTMESEKIPGAAVVVVKEGKTIYKQSFGFSNVQKQERITADTLFEIGSNSKAFTALAIHQLVEQKQLSLDDPVQSFIPWFTVTYKGQPETILIKHLLYHTSGIPFESIGSIPITSSEKAIEETVRAINHTELVRKPGTEYEYATINYDILGFLVEKITGQSYEQYVQQQVIAKLGLTHTFLKAQAPEWDMAKGHKISFFSPKVYDAPDYRGNTPAGYVVSNLNDMERWLKIQLEVESSAFRTELVRTAHLPDRSVPPAADGSSYASGWMIYQDGGGQISHGGNNPGFSSYMVFRPEEKLGAIVLTNTNSLNAFVIAEGAVNLLQGKEVPVVVSDTNLQADRLASISLVILGILLLVLSGAIVQIMVQVFRGERKLASNAGRICLTSFVAFVVMGSVLTAALYYLPDVFFMGLPWQFIEVWLPITIFYAMYALVVSLGLFNLYITLIRLFPKSKETSMTSIVIQGLISGFGNALIIFMINLALTSTNKFHASIFLYFLLGILLYIVGEKMMRSRLIVITNEIVYEKRMELIRKIFRTPYQKYETLDNGQIYAGLNNDTETISTFANSVVVALTSAVTLVFCFIYLGSLDLYGFLFCLAVIFVAVGLYTLAGRFANKVWEETRDIQNVFFSYITDMIGGFKELYLTQAQRKEFEEDMERSCSDYRHKKSAGQFKFVNVYLIGELLFVVVIGTVAFLFPILFPSLQKEMLISYVFVFLYMTGPVHGILNAVPELIRIKISWQRLNALLDSLSVETRKEEESLTERNAQDFETFSTEQVRFRYKNKEGEEFSVGPLDFSCRRGEIVFIVGGNGSGKSTFAKLITGLYEQDEGEFFMNGQKVNADQRCEFFSAIFSDFYLFEKMYGIDYQAKQEEVSKYLEVLRIADKVEVDETGTFSTTKLSTGQRKRLALMLSLVRNRPIFLFDEWAADQDPEYRQFFYESLLPEMKRQGKCVIAITHDDRYFHLADQVVKMESGRIISQQTLAHA; from the coding sequence TTGCTGATGTGTCTGGTTCTCGTACTTTCCGGCAGTATGTCCGTGTACGCCGAAACGATCGATCGACAGGATACGGAAATCGCAACGGCAATCGAACAGCTGGTCAATAAAACCATGGAGTCGGAAAAAATCCCGGGTGCAGCCGTTGTGGTCGTCAAAGAGGGGAAAACGATTTACAAGCAATCGTTTGGATTTTCTAACGTCCAGAAGCAGGAGCGGATAACTGCTGACACATTGTTTGAAATCGGATCGAACTCCAAAGCCTTTACGGCGCTAGCAATACACCAGCTTGTCGAGCAAAAACAACTTTCGCTGGATGACCCGGTTCAGAGCTTTATACCGTGGTTTACCGTTACATATAAAGGACAACCGGAAACGATCCTGATCAAGCATTTGCTGTACCATACCAGTGGGATTCCGTTTGAAAGCATTGGCTCCATACCTATCACTTCCAGCGAGAAAGCAATCGAAGAAACAGTTCGAGCGATCAATCATACTGAACTGGTTCGTAAGCCGGGGACCGAATATGAATACGCCACCATTAACTACGATATCCTCGGCTTTTTGGTCGAGAAAATTACCGGTCAGTCCTATGAGCAGTATGTGCAGCAACAAGTCATTGCCAAATTGGGACTAACCCATACCTTTTTGAAGGCACAGGCACCCGAGTGGGATATGGCAAAAGGGCACAAAATCAGCTTCTTTTCTCCAAAAGTGTATGATGCGCCTGATTATCGTGGAAACACGCCAGCTGGTTATGTCGTATCCAACCTGAACGATATGGAACGATGGCTGAAGATTCAGCTAGAGGTGGAGTCCTCTGCGTTTCGTACGGAGTTGGTGCGTACCGCACATCTTCCTGATCGATCGGTACCTCCAGCTGCAGACGGTTCCTCGTATGCGTCAGGCTGGATGATTTATCAAGATGGTGGGGGGCAAATTTCGCACGGCGGCAACAACCCTGGATTCTCGTCGTACATGGTGTTTCGCCCAGAGGAAAAGCTGGGAGCCATCGTTTTGACCAATACAAACTCGTTGAACGCATTCGTTATTGCGGAAGGGGCCGTCAATCTCCTACAAGGAAAAGAAGTGCCAGTAGTCGTCTCTGACACCAATCTGCAGGCAGATCGTTTGGCGAGTATTAGTCTTGTGATCCTTGGTATCCTTTTGTTGGTACTTAGTGGGGCAATCGTGCAGATTATGGTGCAAGTCTTTCGAGGCGAACGAAAACTCGCTTCGAATGCGGGGCGCATCTGTTTAACATCTTTCGTTGCTTTTGTTGTCATGGGAAGTGTGTTGACAGCCGCCTTGTACTATTTACCGGATGTTTTTTTTATGGGGCTACCCTGGCAGTTCATCGAGGTCTGGCTTCCGATCACCATTTTTTACGCCATGTACGCATTGGTGGTAAGTCTAGGGCTGTTTAATCTCTATATCACGCTAATTCGCTTGTTCCCGAAATCAAAAGAAACATCCATGACGTCAATTGTCATACAGGGGCTTATCAGCGGATTCGGAAATGCGCTGATTATTTTTATGATTAATCTGGCGCTCACTTCTACAAACAAGTTTCATGCATCGATTTTCCTGTATTTTCTCCTGGGTATCTTGTTGTATATCGTCGGGGAGAAAATGATGCGTAGCCGACTGATTGTGATCACAAATGAAATCGTATACGAAAAAAGAATGGAACTGATCCGCAAAATTTTTCGGACCCCTTATCAAAAGTACGAGACACTTGATAACGGTCAAATATATGCGGGATTAAATAACGATACGGAAACGATCAGTACGTTCGCCAATAGTGTCGTTGTGGCACTGACGAGTGCGGTTACACTCGTGTTTTGCTTCATTTATCTGGGCTCGCTGGATCTATACGGATTTTTGTTTTGTCTGGCTGTCATTTTTGTGGCTGTAGGCTTGTATACGCTGGCAGGTCGCTTTGCAAACAAAGTATGGGAGGAAACCAGAGACATCCAAAATGTGTTTTTCTCCTATATAACCGATATGATCGGGGGCTTCAAGGAGCTGTATCTGACGCAGGCACAACGAAAAGAATTCGAAGAAGACATGGAAAGAAGCTGCTCTGACTATCGACATAAGAAATCAGCGGGCCAATTTAAATTTGTGAATGTGTATTTGATCGGGGAATTGCTTTTCGTCGTGGTAATCGGCACGGTTGCCTTTTTATTCCCGATTCTCTTCCCTTCGCTTCAAAAAGAGATGCTGATTAGTTATGTGTTTGTCTTTCTGTATATGACAGGGCCTGTTCACGGTATTTTGAATGCAGTACCGGAGCTGATTCGTATCAAGATCAGCTGGCAGCGCCTGAATGCATTGCTCGATTCCTTATCAGTGGAAACGAGAAAAGAAGAGGAAAGCTTGACTGAGCGGAATGCGCAAGACTTTGAGACGTTTTCAACGGAACAGGTGCGGTTCCGATACAAAAACAAGGAGGGCGAAGAGTTTTCCGTAGGGCCGCTGGACTTCTCCTGCCGAAGGGGGGAAATCGTCTTCATTGTTGGTGGTAACGGCAGCGGGAAGTCAACGTTTGCCAAGCTGATTACCGGATTGTACGAGCAGGATGAAGGCGAGTTTTTCATGAACGGACAAAAAGTGAATGCTGATCAACGCTGCGAATTCTTCTCCGCGATCTTCAGTGATTTCTACTTGTTTGAGAAGATGTACGGAATCGATTACCAAGCGAAGCAAGAAGAAGTGAGCAAATATTTAGAGGTGCTTCGTATCGCTGACAAAGTGGAAGTGGATGAAACGGGAACATTTAGCACGACGAAGCTGTCTACGGGTCAGCGTAAGCGTCTTGCCTTAATGCTCAGTCTGGTAAGAAACCGGCCCATTTTTCTCTTTGACGAGTGGGCAGCGGACCAAGATCCAGAGTATCGTCAATTCTTTTACGAATCCTTGCTGCCAGAAATGAAAAGACAGGGCAAATGTGTCATCGCGATCACACACGACGATCGCTACTTCCATCTTGCTGATCAGGTAGTGAAAATGGAGAGTGGGCGAATTATTTCGCAGCAAACACTTGCGCATGCCTGA
- a CDS encoding ParB N-terminal domain-containing protein, translated as MLANLKLVESSRICLHESHENKRLHKTRQIIEEEGILRHPPLAILMQNGQYLIIDGAHRTFALQALGCKHIPIQVVEHEDFHLDMWDHIVPVAAWLQSVEQDSVFRWETERLRETPVAEMKIGNKERFYLYPKEKRQDDEWRMTLWRQLVDSYNYSHPVHRLPTGMLEWPETGAALIRFPPISLAELERIVSEGHVLPAGVTRFEIDGRLLNLCIPISLLKQEQIEQEQWERLVKKWRETLRLYSKPVYMCDA; from the coding sequence GTGCTGGCAAATCTAAAACTGGTAGAGTCATCTCGAATTTGTTTGCACGAGTCACATGAAAACAAGCGACTTCATAAGACTAGACAGATCATTGAGGAGGAAGGGATTTTGCGCCATCCTCCGCTGGCGATTCTCATGCAAAACGGTCAGTATTTGATCATTGATGGCGCACATCGGACCTTTGCTCTTCAAGCGCTTGGGTGCAAACATATCCCCATACAGGTAGTTGAGCATGAGGATTTTCACTTGGACATGTGGGATCATATTGTGCCAGTCGCTGCATGGTTGCAATCAGTGGAGCAGGATTCTGTGTTTCGGTGGGAAACAGAGCGTTTACGAGAAACGCCTGTGGCAGAAATGAAGATAGGGAACAAGGAACGCTTCTACCTGTATCCAAAGGAGAAGCGGCAGGATGATGAGTGGCGAATGACGCTATGGCGTCAATTAGTGGACAGTTATAACTATAGCCACCCGGTGCATCGTCTGCCCACAGGGATGCTCGAATGGCCGGAAACAGGAGCCGCCTTGATACGCTTCCCGCCAATCAGTCTCGCGGAATTGGAGCGTATCGTATCGGAAGGGCATGTTTTGCCTGCGGGTGTTACTCGTTTTGAAATCGACGGGCGCCTATTAAACTTGTGTATCCCGATTAGCCTATTGAAGCAGGAACAAATCGAGCAAGAACAGTGGGAGCGATTGGTTAAAAAATGGAGAGAAACCTTGCGCCTCTACTCGAAACCCGTGTATATGTGCGATGCGTAA
- a CDS encoding CDGSH iron-sulfur domain-containing protein, giving the protein MDQEKVTIKINDNGSIRVTGAVDLLDGAGDKYEVGSSFSLCRCGQSEKKPFCDGTHKKVGFESAPRAKA; this is encoded by the coding sequence GTGGATCAAGAAAAAGTAACCATCAAGATTAACGACAATGGATCAATTCGTGTTACCGGTGCAGTTGACTTGCTGGATGGAGCAGGTGACAAGTATGAAGTCGGTTCATCTTTTTCACTCTGTCGATGCGGTCAATCCGAGAAGAAGCCGTTCTGTGATGGCACGCATAAAAAAGTAGGCTTTGAAAGTGCACCACGGGCAAAAGCATGA
- a CDS encoding zinc-dependent alcohol dehydrogenase family protein, with product MNAQVVRYDQFGEPHEVLKVEQRLIEPLKQDEILVKMSARPINPSDLIPIRGAYKHRINLPAIPGYEGVGTVIDTGPFAPRSLIGKRVLPLRGEGTWQEYVKTTAELAISVPDSIQDDIASRLYINPITAWVICNETLQLSSHQVLLVNAANSAIGRLFIQLSALFGFRVIAIVRNARYTEELTHLGAWQVIDSSCMSIYDAVMSVTNGQGAHASIDSIGGPDGLELAKSTRTGGIFLSLGLLSGVQVDWSIISKELGVLPQLFLLRHWNQRVSVSTWHETFEKVIELVQNGKLLLAEPGAKFALHDVLEAVQFAESRHRTGKIILV from the coding sequence ATGAATGCACAAGTTGTACGTTACGATCAATTTGGCGAACCCCATGAAGTATTGAAGGTTGAACAGCGGCTGATTGAACCTCTGAAGCAAGATGAAATATTGGTGAAAATGAGCGCACGTCCGATTAATCCTTCTGATCTTATCCCGATTCGTGGTGCCTACAAGCATCGCATCAACCTTCCCGCCATTCCTGGGTATGAGGGGGTTGGTACCGTTATTGATACAGGTCCTTTTGCTCCCCGCTCTCTTATCGGTAAACGTGTTCTGCCTTTGCGCGGAGAGGGTACTTGGCAAGAATACGTAAAAACGACAGCTGAGCTAGCCATTTCGGTTCCCGATTCGATCCAAGATGATATCGCCAGTCGGTTGTACATCAACCCCATCACTGCGTGGGTCATCTGCAATGAGACACTTCAACTGTCTTCTCATCAGGTTTTGTTAGTCAATGCAGCCAACTCAGCCATTGGCCGCTTGTTTATACAGCTATCCGCTCTTTTCGGTTTTAGAGTGATCGCCATCGTCCGAAACGCAAGATATACCGAGGAGTTGACGCATCTTGGGGCATGGCAGGTCATCGACAGTTCATGTATGTCTATATATGATGCCGTCATGAGTGTAACGAACGGACAAGGTGCTCATGCGTCTATTGATTCCATTGGCGGCCCAGATGGTTTAGAGCTGGCGAAGTCTACACGTACTGGCGGGATTTTCTTGTCGTTAGGACTTTTATCGGGAGTTCAAGTGGATTGGTCGATCATCTCGAAAGAGCTTGGCGTTCTCCCTCAACTGTTTTTATTGCGCCACTGGAATCAACGAGTTTCCGTATCTACCTGGCACGAAACGTTTGAGAAAGTCATCGAGCTCGTTCAGAATGGGAAGCTCCTTTTAGCAGAGCCTGGAGCGAAATTTGCTTTGCATGATGTTCTTGAAGCAGTGCAATTTGCGGAGAGCCGTCATCGTACGGGAAAAATCATCTTGGTGTAA
- a CDS encoding tryptophan RNA-binding attenuation protein, translated as MTISMDDLEQSCWECEGKGILVNENKQEESCPKCQGKGAILTAQGQTLLHFIKKHL; from the coding sequence ATGACGATTTCGATGGATGACTTAGAGCAATCCTGCTGGGAATGCGAAGGCAAGGGGATTCTTGTGAATGAAAACAAGCAAGAGGAATCATGCCCCAAATGCCAAGGTAAGGGAGCGATTCTTACCGCACAAGGTCAGACCCTCTTACACTTTATAAAAAAGCATTTGTAA
- a CDS encoding aldo/keto reductase yields MRTISLGTSKLEVPVIAIGCMRIGSLDKLQAERFVQTALEEGANFFDHADIYGKGRCEEVFAEAIQMSPSVRERILLQSKCGIRPDMFDFSKEHILNAVDGILKRLKTEYLDVLLLHRPDTLVEPEEVAEAFDLLESTGKVRHFGVSNQNPMQIQLLHKYLKQPIVANQLQLSIMNATMISQGFNVNMENNSAVNRDGSVLDYCRLHDITIQPWSPFQHGFFEGSFLGNEKFPELNKKIDEIAARYEVSNTTIAIAWLLRHPANMQPVIGTTNIDRMKDCVKAAPIRLTREEWYGIYRAAGNVLP; encoded by the coding sequence ATGAGAACCATATCACTCGGCACGAGCAAGTTAGAAGTACCGGTCATCGCAATCGGTTGCATGAGGATAGGGTCACTAGACAAGCTGCAAGCGGAGCGCTTCGTACAAACGGCGCTTGAAGAAGGGGCGAACTTCTTCGACCATGCAGATATTTATGGAAAAGGCAGATGTGAGGAAGTATTTGCAGAAGCGATTCAGATGAGCCCTAGCGTTCGCGAACGTATCCTTTTGCAATCGAAATGTGGCATCCGGCCCGACATGTTTGACTTTTCCAAAGAGCATATTTTGAATGCAGTGGATGGGATTCTAAAACGTCTAAAAACTGAATATTTGGATGTATTGCTGTTGCATCGTCCAGACACTCTTGTCGAGCCAGAAGAAGTAGCGGAAGCGTTTGATCTTTTGGAAAGCACGGGTAAAGTGCGCCACTTTGGCGTCTCCAATCAAAATCCGATGCAGATCCAGCTGTTACACAAATATTTGAAGCAACCCATCGTCGCTAACCAGTTGCAACTCAGCATTATGAACGCGACGATGATCTCACAAGGCTTCAACGTCAATATGGAGAACAACTCGGCTGTGAACCGAGATGGCAGTGTGCTCGACTACTGCAGGCTGCATGATATTACGATTCAGCCTTGGTCACCGTTCCAGCATGGATTTTTCGAGGGGTCTTTCCTTGGGAATGAGAAATTTCCTGAGTTGAACAAGAAAATCGATGAAATTGCAGCTAGATATGAAGTATCTAACACGACAATCGCCATCGCTTGGCTATTACGGCACCCCGCGAACATGCAACCTGTCATTGGCACAACGAATATCGACCGAATGAAAGATTGCGTGAAAGCAGCACCTATTCGCTTGACGCGTGAAGAGTGGTATGGCATCTATCGTGCTGCCGGAAATGTGTTGCCATAG